From a single Hymenobacter sp. YIM 151500-1 genomic region:
- a CDS encoding helix-turn-helix domain-containing protein, protein MSKQPANHLTSFQDHLNQRYGLPGTAGREEFEEGFEAFKLGAMLQELRKERGLTQSQLAERCGTTKTYISRIENDAADIRLSTLMRIIREGLGGQLKLSVE, encoded by the coding sequence ATGAGTAAGCAACCCGCTAATCACCTTACTTCATTTCAGGACCACCTCAACCAACGGTACGGCCTGCCAGGCACGGCTGGGCGGGAAGAGTTTGAAGAAGGTTTTGAGGCTTTCAAACTTGGCGCTATGCTGCAAGAGCTACGCAAGGAACGCGGCCTTACCCAAAGCCAGCTGGCGGAGCGCTGCGGCACCACCAAAACCTATATTTCCCGCATTGAAAATGATGCGGCCGATATTCGGCTGTCCACGCTCATGCGCATTATTCGAGAAGGACTAGGTGGGCAGTTGAAACTGAGCGTAGAATAA